In Salmonella enterica subsp. enterica serovar Typhimurium str. LT2, a single window of DNA contains:
- the sipB gene encoding cell invasion protein (SipB (gi|975295)), translating to MVNDASSISRSGYTQNPRLAEAAFEGVRKNTDFLKAADKAFKDVVATKAGDLKAGTKSGESAINTVGLKPPTDAAREKLSSEGQLTLLLGKLMTLLGDVSLSQLESRLAVWQAMIESQKEMGIQVSKEFQTALGEAQEATDLYEASIKKTDTAKSVYDAATKKLTQAQNKLQSLDPADPGYAQAEAAVEQAGKEATEAKEALDKATDATVKAGTDAKAKAEKADNILTKFQGTANAASQNQVSQGEQDNLSNVARLTMLMAMFIEIVGKNTEESLQNDLALFNALQEGRQAEMEKKSAEFQEETRKAEETNRIMGCIGKVLGALLTIVSVVAAVFTGGASLALAAVGLAVMVADEIVKAATGVSFIQQALNPIMEHVLKPLMELIGKAITKALEGLGVDKKTAEMAGSIVGAIVAAIAMVAVIVVVAVVGKGAAAKLGNALSKMMGETIKKLVPNVLKQLAQNGSKLFTQGMQRITSGLGNVGSKMGLQTNALSKELVGNTLNKVALGMEVTNTAAQSAGGVAEGVFIKNASEALADFMLARFAMDQIQQWLKQSVEIFGENQKVTAELQKAMSSAVQQNADASRFILRQSRA from the coding sequence ATGGTAAATGACGCAAGTAGCATTAGCCGTAGCGGATATACCCAAAATCCGCGCCTCGCTGAGGCGGCTTTTGAAGGCGTTCGTAAGAACACGGACTTTTTAAAAGCGGCGGATAAAGCTTTTAAAGATGTGGTGGCAACGAAAGCGGGCGACCTTAAAGCCGGAACAAAGTCCGGCGAGAGCGCTATTAATACGGTGGGTCTAAAGCCGCCTACGGACGCCGCCCGGGAAAAACTCTCCAGCGAAGGGCAATTGACATTACTGCTTGGCAAGTTAATGACCCTACTGGGCGATGTTTCGCTGTCTCAACTGGAGTCTCGTCTGGCGGTATGGCAGGCGATGATTGAGTCACAAAAAGAGATGGGGATTCAGGTATCGAAAGAATTCCAGACGGCTCTGGGAGAGGCTCAGGAGGCGACGGATCTCTATGAAGCCAGTATCAAAAAGACGGATACCGCCAAGAGTGTTTATGACGCTGCGACCAAAAAACTGACGCAGGCGCAAAATAAATTGCAATCGCTGGACCCGGCTGACCCCGGCTATGCACAAGCTGAAGCCGCGGTAGAACAGGCCGGAAAAGAAGCGACAGAGGCGAAAGAGGCCTTAGATAAGGCCACGGATGCGACGGTTAAAGCAGGCACAGACGCCAAAGCGAAAGCCGAGAAAGCGGATAACATTCTGACCAAATTCCAGGGAACGGCTAATGCCGCCTCTCAGAATCAGGTTTCCCAGGGTGAGCAGGATAATCTGTCAAATGTCGCCCGCCTCACTATGCTCATGGCCATGTTTATTGAGATTGTGGGCAAAAATACGGAAGAAAGCCTGCAAAACGATCTTGCGCTTTTCAACGCCTTGCAGGAAGGGCGTCAGGCGGAGATGGAAAAGAAATCGGCTGAATTCCAGGAAGAGACGCGCAAAGCCGAGGAAACGAACCGCATTATGGGATGTATCGGGAAAGTCCTCGGCGCGCTGCTAACCATTGTCAGCGTTGTGGCCGCTGTTTTTACCGGTGGGGCGAGTCTGGCGCTGGCTGCGGTGGGACTTGCGGTAATGGTGGCCGATGAAATTGTGAAGGCGGCGACGGGAGTGTCGTTTATTCAGCAGGCGCTAAACCCGATTATGGAGCATGTGCTGAAGCCGTTAATGGAGCTGATTGGCAAGGCGATTACCAAAGCGCTGGAAGGATTAGGCGTCGATAAGAAAACGGCAGAGATGGCCGGCAGCATTGTTGGTGCGATTGTCGCCGCTATTGCCATGGTGGCGGTCATTGTGGTGGTCGCAGTTGTCGGGAAAGGCGCGGCGGCGAAACTGGGTAACGCGCTGAGCAAAATGATGGGCGAAACGATTAAGAAGTTGGTGCCTAACGTGCTGAAACAGTTGGCGCAAAACGGCAGCAAACTCTTTACCCAGGGGATGCAACGTATTACTAGCGGTCTGGGTAATGTGGGTAGCAAGATGGGCCTGCAAACGAATGCCTTAAGTAAAGAGCTGGTAGGTAATACCCTAAATAAAGTGGCGTTGGGCATGGAAGTCACGAATACCGCAGCCCAGTCAGCCGGTGGTGTTGCCGAGGGCGTATTTATTAAAAATGCCAGCGAGGCGCTTGCTGATTTTATGCTCGCCCGTTTTGCCATGGATCAGATTCAGCAGTGGCTTAAACAATCCGTAGAAATATTTGGTGAAAACCAGAAGGTAACGGCGGAACTGCAAAAAGCCATGTCTTCTGCGGTACAGCAAAATGCGGATGCTTCGCGTTTTATTCTGCGCCAGAGTCGCGCATAA
- the sicA gene encoding surface presentation of antigens (secretory proteins; surface presentation of antigens protein SPAT. (SW:SPAT_SALTY)): protein MDYQNNVSEERVAEMIWDAVSEGATLKDVHGIPQDMMDGLYAHAYEFYNQGRLDEAETFFRFLCIYDFYNPDYTMGLAAVCQLKKQFQKACDLYAVAFTLLKNDYRPVFFTGQCQLLMRKAAKARQCFELVNERTEDESLRAKALVYLEALKTAETEQHSEQEKE, encoded by the coding sequence ATGGATTATCAAAATAATGTCAGCGAAGAACGTGTTGCGGAAATGATTTGGGATGCCGTTAGTGAAGGCGCCACGCTAAAAGACGTTCATGGGATCCCTCAAGATATGATGGACGGTTTATATGCTCATGCTTATGAGTTTTATAACCAGGGACGACTGGATGAAGCTGAGACGTTCTTTCGTTTCTTATGCATTTATGATTTTTACAATCCCGATTACACCATGGGACTGGCGGCAGTATGCCAACTGAAAAAACAATTTCAGAAAGCATGTGACCTTTATGCAGTAGCGTTTACGTTACTTAAAAATGATTATCGCCCCGTTTTTTTTACCGGGCAGTGTCAATTATTAATGCGTAAGGCAGCAAAAGCCAGACAGTGTTTTGAACTTGTCAATGAACGTACTGAAGATGAGTCTCTGCGGGCAAAAGCGTTGGTCTATCTGGAGGCGCTAAAAACGGCGGAGACAGAGCAGCACAGTGAACAAGAAAAGGAATAA
- the spaS gene encoding surface presentation of antigens (secretory proteins; surface presentation of antigens protein SPAS. (SW:SPAS_SALTY)), whose product MSSNKTEKPTKKRLEDSAKKGQSFKSKDLIIACLTLGGIAYLVSYGSFNEFMGIIKIIIADNFDQSMADYSLAVFGIGLKYLIPFMLLCLVCSALPALLQAGFVLATEALKPNLSALNPVEGAKKLFSMRTVKDTVKTLLYLSSFVVAAIICWKKYKVEIFSQLNGNIVGIAVIWRELLLALVLTCLACALIVLLLDAIAEYFLTMKDMKMDKEEVKREMKEQEGNPEVKSKRREVHMEILSEQVKSDIENSRLIVANPTHITIGIYFKPELMPIPMISVYETNQRALAVRAYAEKVGVPVIVDIKLARSLFKTHRRYDLVSLEEIDEVLRLLVWLEEVENAGKDVIQPQENEVRH is encoded by the coding sequence ATGTCCTCGAATAAAACAGAAAAACCGACTAAAAAACGGCTGGAAGACTCCGCTAAAAAAGGCCAGTCATTTAAAAGTAAAGATCTCATTATCGCCTGCCTGACGCTGGGAGGAATTGCCTATCTGGTGTCGTATGGCTCATTTAATGAGTTTATGGGGATAATTAAGATCATTATTGCGGATAATTTTGATCAGAGCATGGCTGACTACAGTTTGGCCGTTTTTGGGATAGGGTTAAAATATCTGATTCCATTTATGCTGCTCTGCTTAGTGTGTTCCGCATTACCGGCGTTATTACAGGCCGGTTTTGTGCTGGCGACAGAAGCATTAAAGCCTAATTTATCGGCGTTAAACCCGGTAGAAGGGGCAAAAAAACTTTTTAGTATGCGCACGGTTAAAGATACGGTCAAAACCCTACTGTATCTCTCATCCTTTGTGGTGGCCGCCATCATTTGCTGGAAGAAATATAAGGTTGAAATCTTTTCTCAGCTAAATGGCAATATTGTAGGTATTGCCGTCATTTGGCGTGAACTTCTCCTCGCATTGGTATTAACTTGCCTTGCTTGCGCATTGATTGTCTTATTATTGGATGCTATTGCGGAATATTTCCTGACCATGAAAGATATGAAAATGGATAAGGAAGAAGTGAAGCGTGAAATGAAGGAGCAGGAAGGGAACCCAGAGGTTAAATCTAAAAGACGTGAAGTTCATATGGAAATTCTGTCTGAACAGGTGAAATCTGATATTGAAAACTCACGCCTGATTGTTGCCAACCCCACGCATATTACGATCGGGATTTATTTTAAACCCGAATTGATGCCGATTCCGATGATCTCGGTGTATGAAACGAATCAGCGCGCACTGGCCGTCCGCGCCTATGCGGAGAAGGTTGGCGTACCTGTGATCGTCGATATCAAACTGGCGCGCAGTCTTTTCAAAACCCATCGCCGTTATGATCTGGTGAGTCTGGAAGAAATTGATGAAGTTTTACGTCTTCTGGTTTGGCTGGAAGAGGTAGAAAACGCGGGCAAAGACGTTATTCAGCCACAAGAAAACGAGGTACGGCATTGA
- the spaR gene encoding surface presentation of antigens (secretory proteins; surface presentation of antigens protein SPAR. (SW:SPAR_SALTY)): protein MFYALYFEIHHLVASAALGFARVAPIFFFLPFLNSGVLSGAPRNAIIILVALGVWPHALNEAPPFLSVAMIPLVLQEAAVGVMLGCLLSWPFWVMHALGCIIDNQRGATLSSSIDPANGIDTSEMANFLNMFAAVVYLQNGGLVTMVDVLNKSYQLCDPMNECTPSLPPLLTFINQVAQNALVLASPVVLVLLLSEVFLGLLSRFAPQMNAFAISLTVKSGIAVLIMLLYFSPVLPDNVLRLSFQATGLSSWFYERGATHVLE from the coding sequence ATGTTTTACGCGTTGTACTTTGAAATTCATCACCTGGTTGCGTCTGCGGCGCTAGGGTTTGCTCGCGTGGCGCCGATTTTTTTCTTCCTGCCGTTTTTGAATAGCGGGGTATTAAGCGGTGCGCCGAGAAACGCCATTATCATCCTGGTGGCATTGGGAGTATGGCCGCATGCATTGAACGAGGCGCCGCCGTTTTTATCGGTGGCGATGATCCCGTTAGTTCTGCAAGAAGCGGCGGTAGGCGTCATGCTGGGCTGTCTGCTGTCATGGCCTTTTTGGGTTATGCATGCGCTGGGTTGTATTATCGATAACCAGCGAGGGGCAACGCTAAGTAGTAGTATCGATCCGGCAAACGGTATTGATACCTCGGAAATGGCTAATTTCCTGAATATGTTTGCCGCTGTCGTTTATTTACAAAACGGCGGTCTGGTCACGATGGTTGACGTGTTAAATAAAAGCTATCAGCTATGCGATCCGATGAACGAGTGCACGCCTTCATTACCGCCGCTATTAACGTTTATTAATCAGGTGGCTCAAAACGCCTTGGTTCTGGCCAGTCCGGTGGTATTAGTGCTGTTGCTGTCAGAAGTATTCCTGGGTTTATTGTCGCGCTTTGCTCCGCAAATGAACGCTTTTGCGATTTCACTGACGGTAAAAAGCGGTATTGCCGTTTTAATTATGCTGCTTTATTTCTCTCCGGTACTACCGGACAATGTACTGCGACTCTCTTTCCAGGCCACAGGGTTAAGCAGTTGGTTTTACGAGCGAGGGGCGACGCATGTCCTCGAATAA
- the spaQ gene encoding surface presentation of antigens (secretory proteins; surface presentation of antigens protein SPAQ. (SW:SPAQ_SALTY)), with amino-acid sequence MDDLVFAGNKALYLVLILSGWPTIVATIIGLLVGLFQTVTQLQEQTLPFGIKLLGVCLCLFLLSGWYGEVLLSYGRQVIFLALAKG; translated from the coding sequence ATGGATGATTTAGTGTTTGCAGGTAATAAGGCGCTCTATCTTGTTTTGATCCTGTCAGGGTGGCCGACGATTGTCGCAACGATTATCGGCCTCCTGGTAGGGTTATTCCAGACGGTAACGCAATTACAGGAACAGACGCTGCCTTTTGGCATTAAATTACTTGGCGTGTGTTTATGCTTGTTTTTACTGTCTGGCTGGTATGGCGAAGTTTTACTCTCTTACGGGCGTCAGGTGATATTCCTGGCGTTGGCTAAGGGGTAA
- the spaP gene encoding surface presentation of antigens (secretory proteins; surface presentation of antigens protein SPAP. (SW:SPAP_SALTY)), with protein MGNDISLIALLAFSTLLPFIIASGTCFVKFSIVFVMVRNALGLQQIPSNMTLNGVALLLSMFVMWPIMHDAYVYFEDEDVTFNDISSLSKHVDEGLDGYRDYLIKYSDRELVQFFENAQLKRQYGEETETVKRDKDEIEKPSIFALLPAYALSEIKSAFKIGFYLYLPFVVVDLVVSSVLLALGMMMMSPVTISTPIKLVLFVALDGWTLLSKGLILQYMDIAT; from the coding sequence ATGGGGAATGATATCTCATTAATTGCCTTACTGGCATTTTCCACCCTGTTGCCATTTATTATTGCGTCAGGAACCTGTTTCGTTAAATTTTCTATTGTATTTGTCATGGTGCGTAACGCCCTGGGATTACAGCAGATACCTTCAAATATGACGCTTAACGGCGTCGCATTGCTGCTTTCTATGTTTGTTATGTGGCCCATAATGCATGATGCCTACGTCTATTTTGAGGACGAAGATGTCACCTTTAATGATATTTCATCATTAAGTAAACACGTTGATGAAGGTCTGGATGGTTATCGCGATTATCTGATCAAATATTCAGATCGCGAGTTAGTTCAGTTTTTTGAAAACGCGCAACTGAAGCGTCAGTATGGAGAAGAGACCGAGACGGTAAAGCGTGACAAAGATGAAATTGAAAAACCTTCAATATTTGCGTTATTACCTGCTTATGCGCTGAGCGAAATAAAAAGCGCGTTTAAAATTGGTTTTTATCTTTATTTGCCCTTTGTCGTCGTCGACCTGGTGGTATCCAGCGTGCTACTGGCGCTGGGGATGATGATGATGAGTCCGGTGACGATATCTACACCTATTAAGCTGGTGCTTTTTGTCGCGCTTGATGGCTGGACCTTACTGTCTAAGGGATTGATATTACAGTATATGGACATTGCAACATGA
- the spaO gene encoding surface presentation of antigens (secretory proteins; surface presentation of antigens protein SPAO. (SW:SPAO_SALTY)): MSLRVRQIDRREWLLAQTATECQRHGREATLEYPTRQGMWVRLSDAEKRWSAWIKPGDWLEHVSPALAGAAVSAGAEHLVVPWLAATERPFELPVPHLSCRRLCVENPVPGSALPEGKLLHIMSDRGGLWFEHLPELPAVGGGRPKMLRWPLRFVIGSSDTQRSLLGRIGIGDVLLIRTSRAEVYCYAKKLGHFNRVEGGIIVETLDIQHIEEENNTTETAETLPGLNQLPVKLEFVLYRKNVTLAELEAMGQQQLLSLPTNAELNVEIMANGVLLGNGELVQMNDTLGVEIHEWLSESGNGE, encoded by the coding sequence ATGTCATTGCGTGTGAGACAGATTGATCGTCGCGAATGGCTATTGGCGCAAACCGCGACAGAATGCCAGCGCCATGGCCGGGAAGCGACGCTGGAATATCCGACGCGACAGGGAATGTGGGTTCGGTTGAGCGATGCAGAAAAACGGTGGTCGGCCTGGATTAAACCTGGGGACTGGCTTGAGCATGTCTCTCCCGCTCTGGCTGGGGCGGCGGTTTCTGCTGGCGCTGAGCACCTGGTCGTTCCCTGGCTTGCTGCAACAGAGCGACCGTTTGAGTTGCCCGTGCCGCATTTGTCCTGTCGGCGTTTATGCGTAGAGAACCCCGTACCGGGAAGCGCGCTGCCGGAAGGGAAATTGTTGCACATTATGAGCGATCGGGGCGGCCTGTGGTTTGAGCATCTTCCTGAACTGCCTGCAGTCGGGGGCGGCAGGCCGAAAATGCTGCGTTGGCCGTTGCGCTTTGTAATCGGTAGCAGTGATACGCAGCGTTCGTTGCTGGGCCGAATCGGGATCGGAGATGTACTCCTGATTCGTACTTCCCGTGCGGAAGTTTATTGCTACGCGAAAAAGTTAGGTCATTTCAACCGTGTTGAAGGGGGAATTATTGTGGAAACGTTAGATATTCAACATATCGAAGAAGAAAATAATACAACTGAAACTGCAGAAACTCTGCCTGGCTTGAATCAATTGCCCGTCAAACTGGAATTTGTTTTGTATCGTAAGAACGTTACCCTCGCCGAACTCGAAGCCATGGGGCAGCAACAGCTATTATCACTGCCGACCAATGCTGAACTTAACGTTGAAATTATGGCGAATGGTGTTTTGCTGGGTAATGGCGAACTGGTACAGATGAATGACACCTTAGGCGTTGAGATCCATGAATGGCTGAGCGAGTCTGGTAATGGGGAATGA
- the invJ gene encoding surface presentation of antigens (secretory proteins; surface presentation of antigens protein SPAN. (SW:SPAN_SALTY)) — MGDVSAVSSSGNILLPQQDEVGGLSEALKKAVEKHKTEYSGDKKDRDYGDAFVMHKETALPLLLAAWRHGAPAKSEHHNGNVSGLHHNGKSELRIAEKLLKVTAEKSVGLISAEAKVDKSAALLSSKNRPLESVSGKKLSADLKAVESVSEVTDNATGISDDNIKALPGDNKAIAGEGVRKEGAPLARDVAPARMAAANTGKPEDKDHKKVKDVSQLPLQPTTIADLSQLTGGDEKMPLAAQSKPMMTIFPTADGVKGEDSSLTYRFQRWGNDYSVNIQARQAGEFSLIPSNTQVEHRLHDQWQNGNPQRWHLTRDDQQNPQQQQHRQQSGEEDDA, encoded by the coding sequence ATGGGCGATGTGTCAGCTGTCAGTTCATCCGGGAACATTTTACTGCCGCAGCAGGATGAGGTTGGCGGTTTATCAGAAGCATTAAAAAAAGCGGTGGAAAAACATAAGACAGAATATTCCGGTGATAAAAAAGATCGCGACTATGGCGATGCTTTCGTAATGCATAAAGAAACGGCTTTACCGTTATTACTGGCGGCATGGCGACATGGCGCGCCAGCGAAATCAGAACATCACAATGGCAACGTTTCTGGTCTGCATCATAACGGAAAAAGCGAACTCAGGATTGCTGAAAAACTGTTGAAAGTCACTGCTGAAAAATCTGTCGGTTTGATCTCTGCGGAGGCCAAAGTAGATAAATCCGCAGCGTTGCTATCGTCTAAAAATAGGCCGTTAGAAAGCGTAAGCGGTAAAAAATTATCTGCTGATTTAAAAGCTGTGGAATCCGTTAGTGAAGTAACCGATAACGCCACGGGAATCTCTGACGATAATATCAAGGCATTGCCTGGGGATAATAAAGCCATCGCGGGCGAAGGCGTTCGTAAAGAGGGCGCGCCGCTGGCGCGGGATGTCGCACCTGCCCGAATGGCCGCAGCCAATACCGGTAAGCCTGAAGATAAAGATCATAAAAAGGTTAAAGATGTTTCTCAGCTTCCGCTGCAACCAACCACTATCGCCGATCTTAGCCAATTAACCGGCGGCGATGAAAAAATGCCTTTAGCGGCGCAATCAAAGCCGATGATGACTATTTTTCCCACTGCCGATGGCGTGAAAGGAGAGGATAGCTCGCTGACTTACCGTTTTCAGCGCTGGGGAAATGACTATTCCGTCAATATTCAGGCGCGGCAAGCAGGGGAGTTTTCGTTAATACCGTCAAATACGCAGGTTGAACATCGTTTGCATGATCAATGGCAAAACGGTAATCCCCAGCGCTGGCACCTGACGCGAGACGATCAACAAAATCCGCAGCAGCAACAGCACAGACAGCAATCTGGCGAGGAGGATGACGCCTGA
- the invI gene encoding surface presentation of antigens (secretory proteins; surface presentation of antigens protein SPAM. (SW:SPAM_SALTY)) produces MHSLTRIKVLQRRCTVFHSQCESILLRYQDEDRGLQAEEEAILEQIAGLKLLLDTLRAENRQLSREEIYTLLRKQSIVRRQIKDLELQIIQIQEKRSELEKKREEFQKKSKYWLRKEGNYQRWIIRQKRFYIQREIQQEEAESEEII; encoded by the coding sequence ATGCATTCGCTGACCAGAATTAAAGTATTGCAGCGGCGCTGTACGGTATTTCATTCACAGTGTGAGTCGATATTACTTCGCTATCAGGATGAGGACCGCGGGCTGCAGGCCGAGGAGGAGGCGATCCTTGAACAAATAGCGGGTCTGAAATTGTTATTAGATACGCTGCGTGCAGAAAACAGACAGCTCAGTCGTGAGGAAATTTATACGTTATTACGTAAGCAGTCTATTGTTCGCCGGCAGATAAAAGATTTAGAACTCCAGATTATACAAATTCAGGAAAAACGGAGCGAGCTGGAAAAGAAAAGGGAAGAGTTTCAGAAAAAAAGTAAATATTGGTTGCGCAAAGAAGGGAACTATCAACGCTGGATAATCCGTCAGAAAAGATTCTATATCCAGCGAGAGATACAGCAGGAAGAGGCCGAGTCAGAGGAGATAATTTAA
- the invC gene encoding surface presentation of antigens (secretory proteins; probable ATP synthase SPAL. (SW:SPAL_SALTY)), producing MKTPRLLQYLAYPQKITGPIIEAELRDVAIGELCEIRRGWHQKQVVARAQVVGLQRERTVLSLIGNAQGLSRDVVLYPTGRALSAWVGYSVLGAVLDPTGKIVERFTPEVAPISEERVIDVAPPSYASRVGVREPLITGVRAIDGLLTCGVGQRMGIFASAGCGKTMLMHMLIEQTEADVFVIGLIGERGREVTEFVDMLRASHKKEKCVLVFATSDFPSVDRCNAAQLATTVAEYFRDQGKRVVLFIDSMTRYARALRDVALASGERPARRGYPASVFDNLPRLLERPGATSEGSITAFYTVLLESEEEADPMADEIRSILDGHLYLSRKLAGQGHYPAIDVLKSVSRVFGQVTTPTHAEQASAVRKLMTRLEELQLFIDLGEYRPGENIDNDRAMQMRDSLKAWLCQPVAQYSSFDDTLSGMNAFADQN from the coding sequence ATGAAAACACCTCGTTTACTGCAATATCTGGCCTACCCACAAAAAATAACCGGCCCAATTATTGAGGCGGAATTGCGCGATGTGGCCATTGGCGAACTGTGTGAAATACGCCGTGGCTGGCACCAAAAACAGGTTGTTGCACGTGCGCAGGTGGTTGGCTTACAGCGGGAACGCACCGTGCTGAGCCTTATCGGCAATGCCCAGGGGCTGAGCCGCGATGTCGTGCTTTATCCCACTGGACGTGCGTTATCGGCGTGGGTGGGATACTCGGTATTAGGCGCGGTGTTGGATCCGACAGGGAAAATCGTTGAGCGTTTTACCCCTGAAGTGGCGCCGATTAGCGAAGAACGCGTTATTGATGTCGCACCGCCGTCTTACGCTTCACGCGTTGGCGTCCGTGAACCGCTGATTACCGGTGTGCGCGCGATTGACGGGTTATTGACCTGTGGCGTAGGCCAGCGAATGGGCATTTTTGCCTCCGCAGGATGCGGTAAGACCATGCTGATGCATATGCTGATCGAGCAAACGGAGGCGGATGTCTTTGTTATCGGTCTTATCGGTGAACGAGGCCGTGAGGTCACTGAATTCGTGGATATGTTGCGCGCTTCGCATAAGAAAGAAAAATGCGTGCTGGTTTTTGCCACTTCCGATTTCCCCTCGGTCGATCGCTGCAATGCGGCGCAACTGGCGACAACCGTAGCGGAATATTTTCGCGACCAGGGAAAACGGGTCGTGCTTTTTATCGATTCCATGACCCGTTATGCGCGTGCTTTGCGAGACGTGGCACTGGCGTCGGGAGAGCGTCCGGCTCGTCGAGGTTATCCCGCCTCCGTATTCGATAATTTGCCCCGCTTGCTGGAACGCCCAGGGGCGACCAGCGAGGGAAGCATTACTGCCTTTTATACGGTACTGCTGGAAAGCGAGGAAGAGGCGGACCCGATGGCGGATGAAATTCGCTCTATCCTTGACGGTCACCTGTATCTGAGCAGAAAGCTGGCCGGGCAGGGACATTACCCGGCAATCGATGTACTGAAAAGCGTAAGCCGCGTTTTTGGACAAGTCACGACGCCGACACATGCTGAACAGGCATCTGCCGTGCGTAAATTAATGACGCGTTTGGAAGAGCTCCAGCTTTTCATTGACTTGGGAGAATATCGTCCTGGCGAAAATATCGATAACGATCGGGCGATGCAGATGCGGGATAGCCTGAAAGCCTGGTTATGCCAGCCGGTAGCGCAGTATTCATCCTTTGATGACACGTTGAGCGGTATGAATGCATTCGCTGACCAGAATTAA
- the invB gene encoding surface presentation of antigens (secretory proteins; surface presentation of antigens protein SPAK. (SW:SPAK_SALTY)), giving the protein MQHLDIAELVRSALEVSGCDPSLIGGIDSHSTIVLDLFALPSICISVKDDDVWIWAQLGADSMVVLQQRAYEILMTIMEGCHFARGGQLLLGEQNGELTLKALVHPDFLSDGEKFSTALNGFYNYLEVFSRSLMR; this is encoded by the coding sequence ATGCAACATTTGGATATCGCTGAATTAGTTCGTTCCGCACTGGAAGTAAGTGGTTGCGATCCTTCATTAATTGGAGGAATAGATAGCCATTCAACAATTGTTCTGGATTTATTTGCATTGCCAAGTATCTGTATCAGCGTCAAGGACGATGATGTATGGATCTGGGCGCAATTGGGTGCTGACAGCATGGTGGTATTACAACAGCGGGCTTATGAAATCTTAATGACCATAATGGAAGGATGCCATTTTGCCCGCGGCGGGCAATTACTACTGGGGGAGCAGAATGGGGAGCTAACGCTTAAAGCCTTAGTGCATCCGGATTTTTTATCTGACGGTGAAAAGTTCTCTACTGCCTTGAATGGGTTTTACAACTATCTGGAAGTTTTTAGTCGGTCGCTAATGAGATGA